The Methyloterricola oryzae nucleotide sequence CGGCGCCATCGACTTCGGGATTATCGTCGACGGCGCGGTGATCATGGCGGAAAGCATCGCGCGCCGGCTGGATCAGCGTGAGCATGCGCCGGAAAACGATCGGGCCAGTGTCACGCAGACAGTATTGGCCGCCGCACTGGAGGTGGAGCGACCGGTCTTCTTCTCCATTCTGATGATTGTCGGCGCCTTCCTGCCATTGCTGACGCTCACCCGCATCGAGGGTCTGCTATTTCGCCCCATGGCCCTGACCATTGTGTTCGCCCTGATCGGCGCGGCGCTGTTCGCCCTACTGGTGGTTCCGGTGCTGGCCACCCTGCTGTTCCGAGCCGGCTACCGGGAGTGGGAAAATCCCGTGCTCGTTTGGCTTTCGAAACGGTATGCCGAGCTGCTGTCATGGCTCATGCGCCATCGCTGGCAGACGGTGCTGGCAGCAACCGCTCTGTTGGCTGCGGTGTTCACCCTAATCGTGCCGCGCATGGGGACCGAGTTCCTGCCCTACATGGACGAAGGCGTGATCTGGGTGCGGGCTAATTTCCCGGAGGGCACCTCCCTGCAGCAGACCTCCCACTTCGGCCGGCGGCTTCGCGAAGTCGCCCTCGAATTCCCCGATATCGATTTTATCGCGGTGCAGACCGGCCGCAACGACAGCGGCACCGACCCCTATCCCCCAAGCCGCATCGAGATGATGGTGGGACCAAAACCTCGCGACAAATGGGTGCAGTTCCATCGCAAACAGGAATTGGTGGCGGCGTTGGGCTCGCGGTTCCGGGAAGAGTTTCCGACCACCCGTTTCAACTTCACCCAGCCCATCATCGACAGCGTGACCGAGGACACCAACGGCACATCGGCGAACATGGCCATCGAATTCTCCGGAGCCGATTCCGAAGTGCTGCTGCGACTCGCCCGGCAGGCGGAAATGCTATTGAAAAAGGTGCCCGGCGCGATGGACGTCAATATTGAGCAGGAAGGGCCGCAGCCACAGCTGATCATCCTGCCCGATCGCTCCCTGTGTGCCCGCTACAACGTCCGCATCGAGGACGTGACCCGCCTCATCGACACGGCCATCGGCGGGGCGCCCATCGGGACGTTGTTCGAGGGGGAACGCCGCTTCGACATCGTCACCCGTTTCGCCCCGGAGCATCTGGGCTCGCCCCAGGCGCTGGGCCGGTTGCCGGTCTATAACGTGGACGGCGTACCGATCCCCCTGGCGCAGGTTGCCCGCATCGACATCGTAGACGGCCAGACCATGATCGCCCGCGGCGACGGCCGCCGCCGCCTGACGGTGCGCAGCGACATCGTAGGACGCGATCAGGGCAGCTTCGTGGCAGATGCCCAGAGCTTGTTCGAGCAGGAGATCCAGGTTCCGTCCGGCTACCGTGCCAACTGGCTCGGCATGTTCGAGAACCTGAAGCGGGCAGGCGAGCACTTCGAGTTGTTGGTCCCGGCTACCATCGCAGTCATCTACGTTCTGCTGCTGGCCATGTTTGCGTCGCAGCGGGCGGCCCTGATCTTGCTGCTGGCGATCCCCTTCGCCTTCGTGGGCGGCGCCATCGCCCTGTACCTGCGCAACATGAACATCAACGTCTCCTCGGGAGTGGGCTTCGCGGCAGTGTTCGGTGTGTCGATCATGAACGGGGTGCTTATCGTCCGGACTATCACCGATCTGCGGGTTCAGGGAAAACCCCTGGAAGAAGCGATTCGGCTTGGAGCCGTTCGCTGTCTTCGACCCATCCTCATCGCCTCCCTGGTGGCGATTCTCGGCCTGGTGCCGGCCTCCCTGGCAACTGGGCTCGGATCCGACGTTCAGCGTCCGCTGGCTACAGTCATCGTCTGGGGACTGTTCAGCGCCACGGTGATGACCTTGCTGCTAGTGCCGGTGCTGTACCGATTGTTCGTTCCGCGCCTGCCAACAACGACCACGGGAGACGAGCAGTTTGCTTTGACGGAGTAAGCTGTTCGTACGGACTTCGATTTTTCGAAATCGGTCGTTCTGAAATGGCCGCTATCGCGTATTGCATATTAGTTGAGGCCGAGTTGTTTCCCTTTGATCCAGAGTTGCGGGCGGCGGTTCAGCCGCTTATTGCTGACATTCGCCCACCAAACAGGCATCGGGCAGATTTGGGCACGTCGCGCTCAACCAAAGAAAGCAAAAGCTGACGTTAGAGAATGTCCGGTGTCAGGGTGGGTGGGTTGACCGCAATGGCCGAGAAGTGCTCGGGCCACTCGAACTATCGAACGACTTTAACCGAATGCATTCCGGCTATTTGACACTGGAACGACCGAAACAGGACCTGTTGCTGCTGTCCCTGAATTCCGCGATCACCAAAAGCTCGGCCAAAGTGTCCATTCGCTTGGCACGAAACCGGCCGTTCACCAATGGCAGTTTTCTTCGAATTCTACAGCCGTAGATCTGTTAAGAGATGACGCTCGGCATATACTCGCTTTAAGGATAACTACCGAAGTAACCGGCGCCGGGCACAGGACTGTCTGCCAAAGGTGAGCACTGTCCCCGGCGTCCGGTTGAGTGACTTGTTATTTGTCGCTACTTGCAAACGCTTGGGCAGTTTTTGCCTGTACCTCCTACGCCTGAGTAGCACGGACCACCCACACCGGCATAGCAGGGACCGCCAACCCCATCGTACCTAGGTCCCCCGACTCCGTTGTACCTTCAATTTGGAACAATTACGTTTGGAAAGTCTTGCGGAATCTCGTTCGAGCCTCTGCCGGCTGCGGCCTGCAACCGGTGTCTCGGACTTTTTTAGTACCGTTATGTGGCGCTGATCGGTTAGTAAAAGTGTAGGCCGATTGTCACCGACAACCCGTAAGCACCACCCTCGGCCAAGGCAGCTTGGAACCGAGCACTTGCAGGCGCGCCGCTTCGACGCGCGATTTAATCAACGTGGCGGAAAAGACCTCTGCATCGGCCAAACGTCCTCGCGGCCAGTCGGTATGACGCAGCTAAGCGCATCATCGGTATTTTACAAGGACGCCCGTCAGTTCCTTCATTTCCTCGTACTCTGTGCTGGATGAGCCGAAATCGTTGAAATGCTTGCCTTTGTTCTTGCCGGAGTCCTGCCAGACGGTGTTGCTGCCGCTTGTAAACTTGCGCATGCCTTCCACGATGACCCCGTCGGCGCCGCGCTTTTGGGCCTCCTCGACCATCTTCCGTTGGATTTCCGAGGTGGAGACAATGTCGTCTGCATCCAGGGTGATGCGCCCCATGACTTTGTAGGCCCGCCCCACATCGGCCTTGTCGAAGTAGAGATCCACGTGGCTGCTGGGTGCGTAGGTCTCGCCGATGTAGTCGGCAGTGACGCATGCGCCAAGGATGCTGAGAAGGCTTGCAACGAGGGAGAAACGAAGCAGGAAAGGCATGTTCATGGTGGCTGGCGGAGTTCTGGATTCTATTTGGCTGACTGCGCGAAGAGAAGGATACACGGATGAATTACCAGGGCCAAACCACTTGGATGAACCAAGGCGCTGAGTCGCCTCGTCCCTCGTGCTTGCATTTCCACGATGTGTTGATTTAGAGTCTCATCCGTTCCAATGGCTGTGCTTTGACCTGCGCTCAGGCGCTAAGCTCATCAAATCCTGAAAAGGAGTCGGGTATGGGAACATCAATCGTAAAGGCCTACTTCCTTGGAGCGCTGGTTCTGGCGCAACTGCTTATCGGGATGGTGCTGGCGGCCGATGGCACCCCGTTCGTTAGGACGGAAGAGCGCGAACCCTGCGCCAATTATTCCGCCACCAAGCAGCCCTTCTTCGGCGAAACTCATCTGCACACCGCATATTCCTTTGATGCGGTAGCCATAGACACCCGCAACACCCCTGAGCAGGCCTATACCTATGCAAAGGGCGGCCGCGTCGGCCTACCGCCGTGGGCCGACACACGCACCCAGGTGGATGTCCCGTCTGGTCAAGTGTCGCTGGTCACCGAGCATCCTTACTGCATGCCAGGGGAGCATTGCCAGTTCATGGCGACGCGCACCATCCAGTTCCCGGAAGGGCGCGCGCTGGACTTTGCCGCGATCACCGATCATTCGGAACAGTTCGGCGAGGCCAATATCTGCACGTTCGAAGCCACCCAGTCGTGTGCCAGCGATAGCGATTGTGACGCTGTAAACGGACAGATTTGCTTCATCCCTGCAGGGGACACGAGTGGGTTGTGCAAGCCCAAAGGATATGATGACGCGATCTGTCTTACAGCCCGCGACGAACTCTCGCGTTTAAGGCAGGGCGCGGCGCCCGGCATCATTGCAGGCTTCGAAAACGTCGCCGAGAATCCTAGTCGCCCCAGTGTCTTATGCGGTTCCGACGGTTCCCAGTGCACCCAGCAGGCGAAGCTCGTATGGGACAAGATCCAGGCACAGGCCAATAGCGCCTACGACCGAAGTTCCGCCTGCAGTTTCACTTCGCTGATTGCCTACGAATACACCGCCATGGCCGGCAACGGGCGCTGCGCGGATGCCGACGCGCTGCCTTGTTGGGATCAACGTCAGGACAATCAAGTGCCGGACCAGCCCGACAGCAACACGCCTTCGAAGGATTGTCCTAGCGGCGCTGCCTGCATCATGAATTTCACCGGTAATTCGGGCGCCGACAATCTGCACCGTAACGTGATTTTTCGTAATGATCAGGTCATAGACCAGCCCATCAGTAATGTCGAAAGTCCGTTAGGCTGCGGTTCGGGTGGGGAATGCGATTTGAAACCGCATTTGCCTGTAGCATCGCCCGTGCGGATGCTCCAGGCGCTGCAGGCAGCATGCAAGGAGAACCCGGCCAAGCCCAATTGCGATGTGCTGACCATCCCCCACAACCCGAACATGAGCCGCGGCAGTATGTTCATCCCGCCCGACGACACTCCGGACGGACTCCTGGAAGCAGCACTGCGCCAGGCCTACGAGCCGCTGGTGGAACTGACCCAGATCAAGGGTCAATCGGAGTGCCGCTACAACGCCAAGACGGGCATGGCATGGACCAATCCGCCCGATGAACTGTGCAGCTTCGAAAATGAAGGCTGGGCCCGGCTTGGCGGGTCCGCGGAGGGCTACCTGACCGACGATCTGCAAACCACGGAAACCATCCCGCCGCGCAGCTACGTGCGCAACACGCTCGAAAATGGCATCGCCTACGCGGCTAAGAATGGCATCAATCCCTTCCAACTCGGTTTTGTCGGGGCCCTGGACAACCACAATGGCACGCCGGGGCAGTCCGATGCCGGGCAGTATGCGAAGAGCGGCGCCCACGGCATCCAGAGTTTTGCCACCTCCTCGGAAGCGCTGAACGAGCGGTTCTTTCTCGGCATCGAGACCAATGCCGGCGGCCTGACGGTGGCCTGGGCGGAGGAGAACTCCCGCGATGCGATCTTCACCGCGCTGAAGAACCGGGAGACCTACGCCACCAGCGGCACGCGACCGATCGTGCGTGTGTTCGGCGGATTCGGGCTGCCCAAGAACCTGTGCAAGTCCAGCGATTTTGCCGAGAGCGGTTATGCCAATGGCGTGCCCATGGGGGGGACTTTGACCGGACCGGGCAATGGCCAGCCGCCGCGTTTCGCCATCAGCGCCCTGATGGACCCCGGCTGGCCGGGGCATCCCGGCACGCCGTTGGAGCGGGCGCAGATCATCAAAGGCTGGGTGGATGGAAGCGGGCAGACCCACGAGCAGGTGTTCGATGTGGCCGGCAAAGCCAGCAGCAAGGCTCCGGAAAATCAGGTCAACCTGCGAACCTGCAAGCCCATCGTGAAAGGCAACCAGGAACTCTGCACGGTCTGGACCGATCCGTCGTTCGACCCGCAGCAGCATGCCTTTTACTACGCGCGCGTGCTGGAGACGTCCAGTTGCCGGTGGACTCAGCAATACTGCAATGCGCGAGGCGTCAATTGCAACAAGCCGATGGGCACCTGCCGCAGCGAGAAGCGCAAGTTCAACGGCCGTGGCTGCAACAGCAACGATCAGTGCGGGGGCGGTGTCTGCACGCTTCCTCCCAGCTACGAGGAATACGAATACACCCAGTGCTGCAGTGGCGTCGTGCCCAAGACCGTGCAACAGCGGGCTTGGACTTCGCCCATCTGGTACCGGCCCGCCTCAGCCTCACTTTCCGGGCCGGTGGCGCCCACTGCTCCATCACTGGCGGGCCGCTGATGTCCAACAGTCCGCCGGCTGACCTTCGTGCGCGGTGTGCTTGAACATCTGATGATCCCCCCCTGGCTGCGCCACCCGCTGCTGCACTTCCTGCTGATCGGAGCGGCTCTTCTCGCCATCCGATCACTGTGGACGTTTCCCGCGCAGGAGCCGGCTGCGCCGGTGCGCGAACCCGTCGCGGTCACGGCATCGCGGATGGCCGCCATGCAGGCTGATTTCTCGCGCCGCTGGGGGAGGCCGCCCAGTGCCCAGGAACTCTCGGCCTTGATTTCCCAGAGCGTGGACGAGGAGATTCTCTACCGGGAAGCAAAATTGCTCGCCCTGGACTACGGCGATCCCAGCGTGCGACGCCGGCTCATCGAGAAGATGCGCCTGGTGGGCCAACGTCCTGCCAGCAAGCCGGACGAACTGGAGCGGGAAGCGCGGCAGTTGGGGCTCGATGACGATGCCGTGATTCGCCGGCTTCTAATCGAAAAAATGCGCATTGTTCTGGCCCAGGCCCCTGGGACGCCGCCTATCTCGGAAGCGGAACTGCAACAGTATCTGGACCGGCACCGCGAGCGCTTCGAACTGCCGGAGGAACTCAGCTTCCATCACGTGTTTCTCAGCGAGAATCAACGCGGAACCCGGATGCGACAGGATGCGAAAGCGCTGCGCAATCGTATCGCGAAACTTTTGCCCGCGGCGGCCAGCGGGTTGTCGGATCCCTTCCTGCTCGGTTTGAATCTGCGCGCCTGGTCCAAAAGCCGCCTCATAGCCCGCTTCGGCAAGCCCTTTGCCGAACAGGTGTTCACGTTGCCGCCGCAGCAGTGGTCGCAAGCCATCGAATCGCCCTATGGACTGCACCTGGTCTGGGTGGAAGCGCGCACGGCGCCGCGCTTGCCAGCACTGGCGTCGGTCCGGCCGCAAGTGATCGAGGGCGTGCGCCAGGAGCGGGCAGAGTCGCAACTCGCCAAAGGCATGGAGCGCTTGCGAGGGTTGTACGAGATTCACGTCGACGGTGTTACAGCGCTTTCCAAGCCAGCCACACTGGCGGCGAGCCCTTGATGAAGGCGCTGGGGAAGCTTGTCCTGGCAGGGATTGTGTGGGCTCTGTCCGCATGGCCGACAGTTTCCGCACACCCGCTCGATCCCGCGCTGCTGGAAATCCGGGAATCGGCATCGGGACAACTGGACGTGTTGTGGCGGCTGCCGGCGGCACAAAGCAGCGATTCGCCATTGCAGCCGGTGCTGCCGGACCAGTGCAAGGCGGATTCGGACCCGCTAACAAGCCGGTCCGGCACGCAGATAAGCGCCCGCTGGCGTGCGTCCTGCTCCGCGCAGGCGCTCGTAGGCAGTTCGGTTGGGGTCGAGGGTCTGCGCGAGAGCCAGACCGACGCGCTGCTTCGCATCCACCTGGCGGATGGGCGGCTGATTCAGCAGGTTTTGAAAGGGGATGAGCCCAGGTTCCGGATTCCGGAGCGAACGACAAGCCTGGATGTGTTCCGCGATTACCTGGGCCTGGGATTCGAACATATCCTGAGTGGCCCGGACCACCTGCTCTTCGTCCTGGGCCTGGTCTTGCTCATAGCCGAATGGAGCCGCTTGCTGTGGACGATCACGGCTTTCACGGCAGGGCACAGCGTGACATTGTCGCTGGCAGTGCTTGGATTGGTGAGGGTACCGCCGCAACCGGTGGAAGCGCTGATTGCATTCACCATCGTCGCGGTTGCCGTAGAACTGACCCGGATCAGGCCGGATGCACAGACCTGGATGCAGCGGTTTCCCTGGGTCATGGCGTTCAGCTTCGGGCTGCTGCACGGCTTCGGTTTTGCCGGCGCGCTCGCCCAAGTAGGGCTTCCCGAACACGAGATACCGATGGCGCTATGCGCTTTCAACCTGGGTATCGAAGCCGGCCAAATCCTCTGGGTCGCGGCGATAGTCGCGGCTCGGCTCTCCGTGAATTCATTGACCTTGCGGCTGCCGCAAGCCTCAAGGCTGGCTTCAGCCTACTTCATTGGCTCACTGGGCGCTTACTGGCTGCTGCAACGCACGGCGTCGCTGCTTTAGTCCCGTATTATCCTATCCGGCATGGAGGCCGAAGCGCCAAATTAGGGTACGAAGGTTCAATTCCTTGACTGTCGTCTAAATCGAAACCGTGCCTTTGGCGCCACACGCGAAGGCCAGCCCTGCGAACAACCCGCACGACGGCGGCCAAACCGGCTCGGCATTCCTAATTAAGGGAAACACGACCGCGCCTCTGTGCTGCCACGATAGGGTTCGTATCCGGCACACCGCGCCGCTGATCTTCAGCCGATTCGCTAGTTGTAAACTCAACCAAGCCTCTGGAAGCTTCCCATCTGTGTCAACAGAACCCAGGGGACTGCCTGCTCTTGCCCTAAATTGTCATTTTCAGAAGACGACTGCACCATCTGACTGGGTTTAGCGCCTGTTGTGCAGGCGACTCCAGACACCGAAGTATCAGAAGTCGTCTTCACCAATCTCGTCTATGCATCGAATCTAAAGCCATGAACCCATCCGGAGAGCAGGCAGAGCTGTTCTCGCCACAGCCGCAAACCGAGTTCGCCAATTGCCTCTCAAAGGATGAGCGGAATCGGAAATCGATCCGCTCTTGGCAACCGATGCCTAAGGCGATCGATGAAGCCGTGGCTTGATCGGTAACGCCCCGAGTCAGCCGACTCACTATTGCGGCTGGCGACTCTTGGGTGGAGCAACCTTGCAACGCTTGAAAAGGTCTTGACGATCTGGGTCAGAAATTGGACTCCACTCAAATGATAGTCACATATCCAACTAAAATGAACGTTTGTAGAACATTCATTAAATTACCGGTTAAGTGACAGTTTTTGACGGCCGGCTCTTTGTCACGCAGACTGTCACATAAACGACCGTCTATGTGACAGGTGAAACATGCTGATTGGCTACATGCGTGTCTCGAAGTCCGATGGCTCCCAGGTGTTCGACTTGCAGCGTGATGCCTTGCAGGTGGCCGGTGTCGAACCGGCACATGTCTATCAAGATCAGGCCTCGGGTCGTCGTGACGACCGCCCCGGTTTGACGGCGGCGCTAAAAGCGCTTCGTGCAGACGATACGCTGGTGGTCTGGAAACTGGACCGGCTCGGCCGTGACCTGCGGCACCTGGTCAACATCGTGCATGACCTGGAAGCCCGATGCGTCGGACTCAAGGTATTGACTGGTCATGGTGCGGCGATCGATACCACAACGGCCGCAGGTAAACTGGTGTTCGGCATTTTTGCTGCCCTCGCTGAATTCGAGCGTGAATTGATTTCGGAGCGGACGCGCGCGGGTCTGGCCTCCGCCCGTGCACGGGGTCGCAAAGGGGGCGCGCCCTTCAAGATGACCGCAGCCAAGCTGAAATTGGCCATGGCCGCGATGGGGCAACCGGAAACGCAAGTCGGGAAGCTATGTCAGGAATTGGGGATTACCCGGCAGACCCTATACCGGCATGTATCACCCAAAGGAAAACTGAGGCAGTACGGAATGAAACTCCTATCTGGCGGATAGTTCTACCGCCCGATACGAAAATCAGTCGACGGAGGAGACTTGGTTACCTTTCCCCGTCAGTCGCTCGCGATAATGCCGAGAAAGTGATCAAGCATCACCATTTATAGCGGGACTATTGGGAAACGCGGACCATAATAACAATAAAAAAGGTTGGGGACATGAAATCGATTAACGCTTGCTGGTCAAGTCCGTTCGCCGCGAGGCTTGCAGCGGCCCTCGCCATCTTGCTCATTGCCCTTCTCCTGCGGTTAACAATCCTGCCCTACGACGCAGGTTACAGCTTCTTCTTCTTTTACCCGCCTATAGCCATTGCATTCCTTCTTTGCGGTTCCGGTCCGGGCGCAGTCGTCACGGCTTTAAGCGCAATCGCCAGCCTTTATTGCTTTGTTCCACCGTATTTTCAGTGGTTGCTTGATGCTGATGACGGAATTGCCTGTGCCATTTTTCTCGCTGCATCCGGAATGACCGGTTTATTTGTTGGTCAGTATCGGCATCTATTCGATGCACTGCAGACTGTTGAAAGACGCTATTCCAGGGTGCTGGAGGCTCAGAGCGAATTCATCGGCCGGTTCAAAGCGGACGGCACAATTGTCTACGTTAACGAAGCCTTCCGCCGTTTTTTTGGAACGACCGGGGAACCGCTGGTAGGACATAGTTGGCGGTCATTGGCATTTAAGGACGATTTGCCCTGGATCAATGAAATGCTGTCCAGGTTATCGCCTGAAAACCCCGACGTGACGATTGAAAATTGCGTGATCGCCGCGAATGGCGAGTTACGCTGGGGGCAATTTGCCAGTCACGCTACTTTTGATCAGGCCGGATCTCTCTCGGAAATCCAAATTGTTGGAAGAGATATT carries:
- a CDS encoding efflux RND transporter permease subunit — encoded protein: MIPAAIRIALQYRWMVLIGGIAITVLGLWSFTRMKIDAYPDISAQMVQVITTYPGRAPEEVERQVTIPVEIAMRNVPKVETIRSRTIFGLSVVQLIFEEGTENYWARQRVQEKLGGLELPEGASAELGPLATAYGEMLRYELVSDGRYDLMELRTLNDWVVSPRLLHASGVAEVLNFGGYAKQHGVMLDPAQLQRFGLSVNDVVDAIQTNNASAGGSVLSRGSMSFVIRGRGALKNEEDIGSIFIKSIGGTPIFVRDVAEVRLDAKVPAGIFSKNLTDEAVEGIVLLRKGENPSEVLARVQAGVDELNSEGLPEGVRVVPYYDRSNLIESTLHTVAHSVSLGIGLVVVVLLAFLGRPSLAALVALTIPFSLLFALVLMYGAGIPIGLLSIGAIDFGIIVDGAVIMAESIARRLDQREHAPENDRASVTQTVLAAALEVERPVFFSILMIVGAFLPLLTLTRIEGLLFRPMALTIVFALIGAALFALLVVPVLATLLFRAGYREWENPVLVWLSKRYAELLSWLMRHRWQTVLAATALLAAVFTLIVPRMGTEFLPYMDEGVIWVRANFPEGTSLQQTSHFGRRLREVALEFPDIDFIAVQTGRNDSGTDPYPPSRIEMMVGPKPRDKWVQFHRKQELVAALGSRFREEFPTTRFNFTQPIIDSVTEDTNGTSANMAIEFSGADSEVLLRLARQAEMLLKKVPGAMDVNIEQEGPQPQLIILPDRSLCARYNVRIEDVTRLIDTAIGGAPIGTLFEGERRFDIVTRFAPEHLGSPQALGRLPVYNVDGVPIPLAQVARIDIVDGQTMIARGDGRRRLTVRSDIVGRDQGSFVADAQSLFEQEIQVPSGYRANWLGMFENLKRAGEHFELLVPATIAVIYVLLLAMFASQRAALILLLAIPFAFVGGAIALYLRNMNINVSSGVGFAAVFGVSIMNGVLIVRTITDLRVQGKPLEEAIRLGAVRCLRPILIASLVAILGLVPASLATGLGSDVQRPLATVIVWGLFSATVMTLLLVPVLYRLFVPRLPTTTTGDEQFALTE
- a CDS encoding DUF3604 domain-containing protein — translated: MGTSIVKAYFLGALVLAQLLIGMVLAADGTPFVRTEEREPCANYSATKQPFFGETHLHTAYSFDAVAIDTRNTPEQAYTYAKGGRVGLPPWADTRTQVDVPSGQVSLVTEHPYCMPGEHCQFMATRTIQFPEGRALDFAAITDHSEQFGEANICTFEATQSCASDSDCDAVNGQICFIPAGDTSGLCKPKGYDDAICLTARDELSRLRQGAAPGIIAGFENVAENPSRPSVLCGSDGSQCTQQAKLVWDKIQAQANSAYDRSSACSFTSLIAYEYTAMAGNGRCADADALPCWDQRQDNQVPDQPDSNTPSKDCPSGAACIMNFTGNSGADNLHRNVIFRNDQVIDQPISNVESPLGCGSGGECDLKPHLPVASPVRMLQALQAACKENPAKPNCDVLTIPHNPNMSRGSMFIPPDDTPDGLLEAALRQAYEPLVELTQIKGQSECRYNAKTGMAWTNPPDELCSFENEGWARLGGSAEGYLTDDLQTTETIPPRSYVRNTLENGIAYAAKNGINPFQLGFVGALDNHNGTPGQSDAGQYAKSGAHGIQSFATSSEALNERFFLGIETNAGGLTVAWAEENSRDAIFTALKNRETYATSGTRPIVRVFGGFGLPKNLCKSSDFAESGYANGVPMGGTLTGPGNGQPPRFAISALMDPGWPGHPGTPLERAQIIKGWVDGSGQTHEQVFDVAGKASSKAPENQVNLRTCKPIVKGNQELCTVWTDPSFDPQQHAFYYARVLETSSCRWTQQYCNARGVNCNKPMGTCRSEKRKFNGRGCNSNDQCGGGVCTLPPSYEEYEYTQCCSGVVPKTVQQRAWTSPIWYRPASASLSGPVAPTAPSLAGR
- a CDS encoding peptidyl-prolyl cis-trans isomerase, coding for MIPPWLRHPLLHFLLIGAALLAIRSLWTFPAQEPAAPVREPVAVTASRMAAMQADFSRRWGRPPSAQELSALISQSVDEEILYREAKLLALDYGDPSVRRRLIEKMRLVGQRPASKPDELEREARQLGLDDDAVIRRLLIEKMRIVLAQAPGTPPISEAELQQYLDRHRERFELPEELSFHHVFLSENQRGTRMRQDAKALRNRIAKLLPAAASGLSDPFLLGLNLRAWSKSRLIARFGKPFAEQVFTLPPQQWSQAIESPYGLHLVWVEARTAPRLPALASVRPQVIEGVRQERAESQLAKGMERLRGLYEIHVDGVTALSKPATLAASP
- a CDS encoding HupE/UreJ family protein — protein: MKALGKLVLAGIVWALSAWPTVSAHPLDPALLEIRESASGQLDVLWRLPAAQSSDSPLQPVLPDQCKADSDPLTSRSGTQISARWRASCSAQALVGSSVGVEGLRESQTDALLRIHLADGRLIQQVLKGDEPRFRIPERTTSLDVFRDYLGLGFEHILSGPDHLLFVLGLVLLIAEWSRLLWTITAFTAGHSVTLSLAVLGLVRVPPQPVEALIAFTIVAVAVELTRIRPDAQTWMQRFPWVMAFSFGLLHGFGFAGALAQVGLPEHEIPMALCAFNLGIEAGQILWVAAIVAARLSVNSLTLRLPQASRLASAYFIGSLGAYWLLQRTASLL
- a CDS encoding recombinase family protein; translated protein: MLIGYMRVSKSDGSQVFDLQRDALQVAGVEPAHVYQDQASGRRDDRPGLTAALKALRADDTLVVWKLDRLGRDLRHLVNIVHDLEARCVGLKVLTGHGAAIDTTTAAGKLVFGIFAALAEFERELISERTRAGLASARARGRKGGAPFKMTAAKLKLAMAAMGQPETQVGKLCQELGITRQTLYRHVSPKGKLRQYGMKLLSGG